A stretch of [Clostridium] scindens DNA encodes these proteins:
- a CDS encoding sensor histidine kinase: MQNQESVSTIIEVFSKCLYAFGLPFFCRLLYSVVPRKDGKFWTAVIGVSCYFLFGMTIFTNDMFNVTLDLLWFTALMLVAFKGRALPKLASVAIFYPLVISLNFLIQDLLGVVYLSLDATLFASIFCYLSDAFLHILFWYVLYRLFHQRLYDFSRLFDQNTWILLGTVCLASLVSITTVIYYAPAQSYKIWLCALACIITNIGSLCLAGYFSNSIRLEAERNNLKLQQEYYEELERNQTEIRKLRHDMNHHLSVIKDLFYSENRMEAEEYFKEVESQIAVQNRVFCKNSIVNAVLNAKYSQAVGQGIDCFFHVDLHNIQSIDSVSLCSLFSNTLDNAIEASLKIREPAARKISVKARSTDSGYFSYEISNQKANPIVEKNGHILSDKKDAKSHGLGIRNIREIIDRYNGTLDISYTEDTFTVTMLIRL, from the coding sequence ATGCAAAATCAAGAGTCCGTATCCACAATAATAGAAGTCTTTTCCAAATGCCTGTACGCCTTTGGGCTTCCTTTTTTCTGCAGACTGCTGTACTCTGTAGTTCCAAGAAAGGACGGAAAGTTCTGGACCGCCGTCATAGGCGTATCCTGCTACTTTCTCTTTGGAATGACCATCTTTACCAACGATATGTTCAATGTGACCTTAGATCTTCTGTGGTTTACCGCGCTGATGCTGGTTGCGTTCAAAGGAAGAGCCTTACCCAAGCTTGCGTCGGTGGCAATCTTTTATCCGCTGGTCATCTCATTAAATTTTCTCATCCAGGATCTGTTGGGTGTAGTATATTTATCTTTAGATGCCACACTTTTTGCAAGCATATTCTGTTATTTGTCAGATGCATTCCTGCATATCCTCTTCTGGTATGTGCTGTATAGGCTTTTCCACCAGAGACTTTATGATTTCAGCAGGCTCTTCGACCAGAACACCTGGATCTTGCTGGGCACGGTCTGTCTGGCTTCGCTGGTCAGCATCACTACCGTCATCTACTATGCGCCGGCACAAAGCTACAAGATCTGGCTATGCGCCCTGGCCTGCATCATTACCAACATAGGAAGCCTCTGCCTGGCCGGATATTTTTCCAACAGCATCCGCCTTGAGGCAGAGCGGAATAACCTGAAGCTGCAGCAGGAATATTATGAAGAACTGGAACGCAATCAGACGGAGATCCGTAAGTTACGCCATGACATGAATCATCACTTAAGTGTGATAAAGGATCTTTTTTATTCCGAAAACAGAATGGAAGCCGAAGAATATTTTAAAGAAGTAGAGTCCCAGATTGCCGTGCAAAACCGGGTATTCTGCAAGAACAGCATCGTCAATGCCGTTCTTAATGCCAAATACAGCCAGGCAGTCGGGCAAGGCATTGACTGCTTCTTCCATGTCGATCTCCATAATATACAGAGCATCGACTCTGTCAGCCTCTGCTCCTTGTTCTCCAATACTCTGGACAATGCCATAGAGGCTTCCCTGAAGATCAGAGAGCCTGCCGCAAGAAAGATCTCCGTAAAGGCCCGTTCCACGGATTCCGGCTACTTCAGCTATGAGATCTCGAACCAGAAGGCAAACCCCATCGTGGAGAAAAACGGCCATATCCTGTCGGACAAAAAAGATGCCAAGTCCCATGGACTCGGCATCCGAAATATACGTGAAATCATAGATCGATATAATGGCACGCTGGATATCTCCTACACGGAGGATACCTTCACGGTAACCATGCTGATCCGGCTCTAG
- a CDS encoding LytR/AlgR family response regulator transcription factor, with protein sequence MKGSFSYWGEEYRILEYASGEALLAGSQTDGLDILFLDIEMDGLNGMETARSLRRMESDTILIFVTAYPDFVFQGYDVHAFHYILKPYEDRKILEVLEQALKLLGNLGEQFYTVEQKSGILRVPLKQILAFCSDRRKISILTADGKLDFYGKLGEVEKQLPDYFIRIHNRYLANLNHITALEPDGCVCGDHFLPVSRTYRQQLEIAFARALLQ encoded by the coding sequence TTGAAAGGAAGCTTCAGCTACTGGGGGGAAGAATACCGCATCCTGGAATATGCTTCCGGCGAGGCATTGCTCGCAGGCTCCCAGACGGATGGACTTGATATCCTCTTTCTGGATATTGAGATGGATGGACTAAATGGCATGGAGACTGCGCGCTCCTTAAGGCGGATGGAGTCCGACACCATCCTGATCTTCGTGACCGCTTACCCTGACTTTGTATTCCAGGGCTATGACGTCCATGCATTCCACTATATCCTGAAGCCTTACGAAGACCGGAAAATCCTGGAGGTGTTAGAACAGGCATTAAAACTGCTTGGCAATCTGGGCGAGCAGTTCTATACGGTTGAGCAGAAATCCGGCATCTTGAGAGTCCCATTAAAACAGATCCTGGCCTTTTGCAGCGACCGAAGAAAGATCTCCATCTTAACAGCAGATGGGAAACTGGACTTTTATGGAAAACTGGGAGAAGTAGAAAAGCAGCTGCCGGACTATTTCATCCGAATTCATAACCGATATCTGGCAAACCTCAACCACATCACAGCCCTGGAACCTGACGGATGCGTGTGCGGGGATCATTTCCTGCCTGTCAGCAGGACTTACAGACAGCAATTGGAGATCGCCTTTGCCCGGGCGCTGCTCCAATAA
- a CDS encoding ABC transporter ATP-binding protein: MLKVEHLTKSYQTGSQVYPVLKDISLEVEKGEFVAVMGPSGSGKTTLLNCISCFIPYEDGSILLAGKDLSGLKEEGLAKVRNQSMGFVFQDFMLLDGLSVFENICLPQIIAKRPIPQMEAKARHICSLFGIEKIMEKYPADISGGEKQRTAVARALMNQPYVILADEPTGNLDSKSCKAVIDAFLQARSEMDATIFMVTHDSYAASFCDRVIVLKDGKVHGELKRTGTRRAFMDELLNTIRELGGDSDDDE; this comes from the coding sequence ATGTTAAAAGTAGAGCATTTAACCAAAAGCTATCAGACCGGAAGCCAGGTATATCCGGTCCTTAAGGATATATCGCTGGAAGTGGAAAAAGGAGAGTTCGTGGCTGTCATGGGGCCTTCCGGCAGCGGTAAGACTACGCTTTTAAACTGCATTTCCTGCTTTATTCCTTACGAAGACGGGAGCATCCTGCTGGCAGGCAAGGATCTGTCAGGGCTTAAGGAGGAAGGGCTTGCAAAGGTCCGTAATCAGAGCATGGGGTTTGTGTTCCAGGACTTTATGCTGCTGGACGGCTTGAGCGTATTCGAGAATATCTGCCTGCCCCAGATCATTGCGAAGCGGCCGATTCCTCAGATGGAGGCAAAGGCCAGGCATATCTGCAGCCTGTTCGGTATTGAAAAAATTATGGAGAAGTATCCGGCGGATATCTCAGGCGGGGAGAAGCAGAGGACAGCTGTCGCAAGGGCCCTGATGAACCAGCCCTACGTGATTCTGGCCGATGAGCCTACCGGCAATCTGGACAGCAAGTCCTGCAAGGCAGTGATTGATGCATTTCTCCAGGCCAGATCAGAGATGGACGCCACCATATTCATGGTGACCCATGACAGTTATGCGGCATCCTTCTGTGACCGGGTGATCGTGCTTAAGGATGGCAAGGTCCATGGCGAGTTGAAAAGAACTGGTACCAGAAGAGCGTTCATGGATGAACTGCTGAACACCATAAGGGAACTGGGAGGGGATTCGGATGACGATGAATAA
- a CDS encoding FtsX-like permease family protein, with amino-acid sequence MTMNKILEKLRKENKDQYRILGICIFLSILLVSSYAMMYFSPAIQKMLPEGGDTRKLCWLMFGVTVAGCTIFTIYGSSLFFKYKSREFGVLLALGERKKQLAGCLARELAAVILGYMLLGIIGAFPISFLIWKGFQALLLDARNLRYSISMMGIAAGVLFACLLACCIFAAGYRFIRRADIMEILKTQRKSEIVKDIRPWTGKLGLACVIIGLALTMAVPPIWARVFHHQASPLWNGAYLISAAGLYLFLLSAVGRTKKGRHPEKYYKNIISTNLMRFTARQTTKNMCVIAMLIFVLLISAFWGMQYYDSAFRNGENAPVDYSLHYPAAEQQITKEEIYDLADRHGVEITDYKEAQAAELLIIYAGTELNDDGEYYDVKREKYATFLSASEFSRIAGEPVSLKPGEYKAIVQQNYQEEIWAKPECLLKVASPAAGEEMEPVYKGTVAFDNLTRVSDPFAFILSDADYASYTAGLTEDNKEDMVFFNVKDVMDTYPFAKELEEEYIAHATDISDHYFLYDAREEELAKKAGEPYTYSGRVGMTADNPELLQDWKYAPAFKVLTKGEVMQMIAVFVMLSAYIAIIALAAIGVMTYVRSVTIAVDNRQLFEDMKKLGASRDYETRVVKVQLRKIFLYPGIAGCGISLVFTVLMLFFNNMRLEIEEIRLIGIESIMIGASAIFLYVLYRISFRKMRSMLDL; translated from the coding sequence ATGACGATGAATAAGATTCTAGAGAAATTGCGGAAGGAGAATAAGGACCAGTACAGGATTCTTGGCATCTGCATCTTCCTGTCCATCCTTCTGGTATCTTCTTACGCTATGATGTATTTTTCGCCCGCCATCCAAAAGATGCTGCCGGAGGGAGGCGATACGAGAAAACTATGCTGGCTGATGTTCGGCGTGACGGTAGCCGGCTGTACCATATTCACGATATACGGATCGAGTTTGTTTTTTAAATACAAAAGCAGGGAATTCGGAGTGCTTCTGGCGCTGGGAGAGCGGAAGAAGCAGCTGGCCGGCTGCCTGGCAAGAGAACTCGCCGCTGTGATCCTGGGCTATATGCTGCTGGGCATTATCGGCGCCTTCCCTATATCCTTCCTTATCTGGAAGGGATTCCAGGCCTTGCTCCTTGATGCCCGGAATCTTAGGTACAGTATCAGTATGATGGGAATCGCCGCGGGCGTCCTTTTTGCCTGTCTGCTTGCTTGCTGCATATTTGCCGCCGGATACCGTTTTATCAGGCGGGCAGATATTATGGAGATTCTGAAAACCCAGCGAAAGAGCGAGATCGTAAAAGATATCAGGCCATGGACAGGAAAACTAGGCCTGGCCTGCGTAATAATAGGCCTGGCGCTTACGATGGCCGTGCCGCCGATATGGGCCAGGGTGTTTCATCATCAAGCATCCCCGCTTTGGAATGGAGCCTATCTGATCAGCGCCGCGGGCCTATATCTATTCCTCCTAAGCGCGGTAGGCAGGACAAAAAAGGGACGCCATCCGGAAAAATATTATAAAAATATTATTTCCACCAATCTAATGCGATTCACGGCAAGACAGACGACAAAGAATATGTGCGTGATCGCGATGCTGATCTTCGTACTGCTGATCTCTGCTTTTTGGGGAATGCAGTATTATGATTCTGCATTCCGAAACGGTGAAAATGCTCCGGTCGATTATTCCCTGCATTATCCGGCGGCAGAACAGCAGATTACGAAAGAAGAGATCTATGATCTGGCAGACAGGCATGGGGTAGAAATCACAGATTATAAGGAAGCACAGGCAGCAGAACTTCTGATCATCTACGCCGGCACCGAATTAAACGATGACGGGGAATACTATGATGTGAAGAGGGAAAAATATGCCACATTCCTTTCTGCCTCTGAATTTTCCAGAATCGCGGGGGAACCGGTGTCTTTGAAGCCGGGAGAGTATAAAGCCATTGTCCAGCAGAACTATCAGGAAGAGATATGGGCAAAGCCGGAATGCCTGCTGAAGGTGGCAAGCCCGGCTGCCGGGGAAGAAATGGAGCCGGTTTATAAAGGAACGGTCGCATTCGATAATCTGACACGCGTAAGCGATCCATTTGCATTTATCCTGTCTGATGCGGATTATGCATCGTATACCGCTGGCCTTACAGAGGATAACAAAGAGGATATGGTTTTCTTTAACGTGAAGGATGTGATGGATACTTATCCATTCGCCAAAGAACTGGAAGAAGAATATATCGCGCATGCCACAGATATCTCGGACCATTATTTTCTTTATGATGCCCGCGAAGAAGAACTTGCAAAAAAAGCAGGGGAACCCTACACATATTCAGGCAGGGTAGGGATGACGGCGGACAATCCGGAACTTCTTCAGGACTGGAAATATGCGCCTGCCTTCAAAGTTCTTACAAAAGGGGAGGTTATGCAGATGATTGCGGTATTCGTGATGCTTAGCGCCTACATTGCGATAATTGCCCTGGCGGCAATCGGGGTTATGACTTATGTAAGAAGCGTTACCATTGCTGTCGATAACAGGCAGCTGTTCGAGGATATGAAGAAGCTGGGGGCCAGCCGGGATTATGAGACGCGGGTGGTAAAAGTACAGCTTCGCAAGATCTTCTTATATCCCGGTATCGCAGGATGCGGGATATCCCTGGTCTTTACGGTCCTGATGCTCTTTTTTAACAATATGCGCCTGGAAATTGAAGAAATCAGGCTGATCGGAATCGAGAGCATTATGATTGGGGCATCCGCCATCTTCCTGTACGTACTGTACCGGATCTCTTTTCGGAAGATGAGAAGCATGCTGGATCTATAG
- a CDS encoding SDR family NAD(P)-dependent oxidoreductase, producing the protein MKLVQDKITIITGGTRGIGFAAAKLFIENGAKVSIFGETQEEVDTALAQLKELYPEEEVLGFAPDLTSRDAVMAAVGTVAQKYGRLDVMINNAGITMNSVFSRVSEEDFKNIMDINVNGVFNGAWSAYQCMKDAKQGVIINTASVTGIYGSLSGIGYPTSKAGVIGLTHGLGREIIRKNIRVVGVAPGVVDTDMTKGLPPEILEDYLKTLPMKRMLKPEEIANVYLFLASDLASGITATTISVDGAYRP; encoded by the coding sequence ATGAAACTTGTACAGGACAAAATTACAATTATCACAGGCGGAACCCGTGGAATCGGATTCGCAGCAGCAAAACTCTTTATTGAGAATGGAGCAAAAGTCTCCATATTTGGCGAGACCCAGGAAGAGGTAGACACAGCGCTGGCTCAGTTAAAGGAACTCTATCCGGAGGAAGAGGTATTAGGATTCGCTCCAGACCTTACATCAAGAGATGCTGTTATGGCAGCAGTTGGAACGGTTGCACAGAAGTACGGAAGACTGGATGTCATGATCAACAACGCAGGCATTACAATGAATTCTGTATTCTCCAGGGTATCAGAAGAGGATTTCAAAAATATAATGGACATCAATGTTAACGGCGTATTCAATGGCGCATGGTCTGCTTATCAGTGCATGAAAGATGCAAAGCAGGGCGTTATCATCAATACGGCATCTGTAACCGGAATCTATGGTTCCTTATCAGGAATCGGATATCCTACCAGCAAGGCGGGCGTAATCGGCCTGACTCATGGTCTTGGAAGAGAGATTATCCGTAAGAACATCCGTGTAGTTGGCGTTGCACCTGGCGTTGTAGATACAGATATGACGAAGGGGCTTCCACCGGAGATCCTGGAGGACTACTTGAAGACACTGCCAATGAAGAGAATGCTTAAGCCGGAAGAGATCGCGAATGTATATCTGTTCCTTGCATCCGACCTGGCTAGCGGCATCACGGCTACGACGATCAGCGTAGATGGGGCTTACAGGCCATAG